In Pseudomonas sp. HR96, the DNA window GGGCGGTGTGCGCGGGGCGGTAACCCTGGCGGGCACGCTTTCAGTCCCATTGTTGATGGCCCCTGGGCAAGACTTCCCCGAACGCGACCTGCTGATCTTCATCGCGGCGGGGGTGATCCTGTTGTCGCTGGTGACGGCCTGCATCGGCCTGCCATTACTGTTGCGCGGCCTGGTGCGCGGCCCGGACGATGCGCAGCAGCGTGCCGTGCGCGAGGCGCGCAGGGCCACCGCCGAAGCCGCGATCCGCGAGCTGGAGACGGACGATCCAGCGGATGCGGCCACCGGCGATGAAGCCGCCCAAGCCGCTCAGGCGGCGTTGGCCACTGAAGCCAAGGCGCGGGTCATGTCCGAGTATCGGCACCATCTGGACATCTTCAACGATTCGGAAGAGGCCCAGGCGCTGGCCAGGCAGATGGATCAGCTGGAGCGCCGCCTGCGGCTGCGCGCTTTGCGCGCGCAACGCCGCGAGCTGTACAGCCTGCAGCGTAGTCGGCGGGTGGGGGATGATGTGGTGCGCGAGGTGCTGGCCGAATTGGACCTGAGTGAGGCGCAGTTGGGCAGAGGGGTCTGACGGCAAAGTTCGAGGGGCTGTGCCCCCTCCCGGATTAGCCCCGCCACAGGGGGCCCGCGTTGAGGTGGGAGGGGGCGAAGCCGCCGAAAGGCCGGTTTGATCCCGAGAGGATCAGCGCTGCTGTACGAACTCGCGAATCCGCCCAGCCGCCTCGATGCATTCGGCCAGAGGGGCCACCAGCGCCAGGCGCACGCGCTGAGCGCCGGGGTTGAAGCCGTCGACTTCACGGGACAGGTACGAGCCGGGCACCACGGTCACATGCTGGCTGGCAAACAGCTCGCGAGTGAACTGCGCATCGTCCATCGGCACCTTCGGCCACAGGTAGAAGCTGCCGTCCGGCCGTTGCACGTCCAGCACCGGCGCGAGGATGTCGAGCACGGCGTCGAACTTGGCGCGGTACAGGTCGCGGTTGGTGCGCACGTGGGCTTCGTCGTTCCAGGCGGCAATGCTCGCCAGCTGGGTCTGCACGGGCATCGCGCAGCCATGGTAGGTGCGGTACAGCAGGAAGGCCTTGAGAATCTCGGCGTCGCCGGCAACAAAGCCCGAACGCAGGCCTGGCAGGTTGGAGCGCTTGGACAGGCTGTGAAACACCACGCAGCGCTTGAAGTCGCTGCGGCCCAGTTGCGCACAGGCAGTCAACAGGCCTGGTGGTGGCGCCTCTTCATCGAAGTACAGCTCGCTGTAACATTCGTCGGCGGCGATCACGAAGTCGTGTTCGTCGGCCAGGGCGATCAGTTTTTTCAGGGTCGCCAGCGGCACCAGTGCGCCGGTCGGGTTGCCGGGCGAGCACAGGAAGAGGATCTGGCAGCGCTGCCAGGTTTCGGCGGATACCGCATCGAAATCCGGATTGAAGCCGTTTTCAGCCAGGCAGGGCAGGTAGTGTGGCTGGGCGCCGGCGAGCAAGGCCGCCCCTTCGTAGATCTGGTAGAACGGGTTGGGGCTGACGACCAGGCCGTCGACGTCGCGCTGCACCACCGTTTGGGTGAAGGCGAAGAGCGCCTCGCGGGTGCCGGTCACTGGTAGCACGTGGCGCGCAGCGTCGAGCCAGCCGGCCGGCACGTCGAAGCGCCGCTCGCACCACTGGGCGATGGCCTCGCGCAGCGCAGGCAGCCCCAGCGTGGTGGGGTAGACCGCCATCTTGTCGAGATTGTCGGCCATGGCCTGGGCGACGAACGCCGGCGAGGTGTGCTTGGGTTCGCCGATCGACAGCGATATCGCGCGCTTGTCGGCCGGCGGCACGGCGCCGGCCAGCAGGGCGCGCAGCTTTTCGAACGGGTAGGGTTGCAGCAGATTCAGGGCGTTGTTCATTTCAAATGCTCAAGCGGGACAGTTCGACGCCGGGCGCCTGGCTGACGCTCAACTGTTCGACGATGGTGTTCTGCAGTCGCCCGCACAGGTGCGGGTCGGACAGCGGCTGGTTGTGCGCGTCGGTGATGAAGAACACGTCTTCGACGCGCTCGCCGAGGGTGGCGATCTTGGCGTTCTGCAGCGACAGGTCAAATTCCAGGAAGATCTTGCCGATGCGCGCCAGCAGGCCGGGACGGTCCGGGGCATTGAGCTCGAGAATGGTAACCGGGCGCTGGGTGTCGTTCTGGATGGTCACCTGCGGCGCAAAGGCGAAATGCTTGAGCTGGCGCGGGACCCGGCGCTGGATGATGGTCGGGTAGTCGTCCGGGTTGCGCAGTGCCTCGGCCAGGCCTTCGCGGATCTGCTTGATGCGCTGAGGGTTGTCGCCGATCGAGCCGCCGTCGTTGTCGAGCACTATATAGGTGTCGAGGGTGAACTGGCTGCTCGAGGTGATGATGCGCGCGTCATGGATGTTCAGGTTCAGCTGGTCCATGGCGGCCACGGTCACGGCGAAGAAGTCGTGCTGGTCCGGTGCATAGATGAAGATCTGCGTGCCGCCCTCGAACTCGCGCTGGGTGGTCTCCTTGATCAGTACCAGCGGGCCGCCGTCTACCGGTTGCTGCAGGATCGCGTCGCTGTGCCAGGCCACATCGGCGGCGTTGTGGCGCAGGAAATAGTCGTCACCCAGTTGCGACCACAGCTGCTCGACGTCGTCGGGGTCGGTGCCGCCGCGCACCAGGATATCCAGCGCGG includes these proteins:
- the dapC gene encoding succinyldiaminopimelate transaminase, whose protein sequence is MNNALNLLQPYPFEKLRALLAGAVPPADKRAISLSIGEPKHTSPAFVAQAMADNLDKMAVYPTTLGLPALREAIAQWCERRFDVPAGWLDAARHVLPVTGTREALFAFTQTVVQRDVDGLVVSPNPFYQIYEGAALLAGAQPHYLPCLAENGFNPDFDAVSAETWQRCQILFLCSPGNPTGALVPLATLKKLIALADEHDFVIAADECYSELYFDEEAPPPGLLTACAQLGRSDFKRCVVFHSLSKRSNLPGLRSGFVAGDAEILKAFLLYRTYHGCAMPVQTQLASIAAWNDEAHVRTNRDLYRAKFDAVLDILAPVLDVQRPDGSFYLWPKVPMDDAQFTRELFASQHVTVVPGSYLSREVDGFNPGAQRVRLALVAPLAECIEAAGRIREFVQQR